GTTCTGCGCCCAGGCCGGCATCCCGTACGCCTACACCGACCTCGACCGGATGCTGGCCGAACAGCGGCCCGACCTGGTCAGCATCTGCACCCCGCCGATCCTGCACCGCGCGCAGACCGTGGCCGCGCTGCGCGCCGGGGCCTGGGTGTGGTGCGAGAAGCCGCCGGTGCCCGCACTGGCCGACTTCGACGCGATCGAGGCGGAGGAGGGCGCCGACGTCGGCCCGTACGCGGCGATCGTCTTCCAGCACCGCTTCGGTTCCGGCTCCGCCCATGTCCGCCGGCTGCTCGCCGCAGGGGCCCTCGGCAGGCCGTTGGTGGCGCACTGTCAGACCACCTGGTACCGGGACGCGGCCTACTACGCCGTGCCCTGGCGGGGCCGTTGGCACTCCGAGGGCGGTGGCCCGGCCATGGGGCACGGCATCCATCAGATGGATCTGCTGCTGGACCTGCTCGGGCCGTGGAGCGAGGTGCGGGCCATGGCGGGGCGGCTGGTGCACGACGTGGAGACCGAGGACGTCTCCACCGCGCTGGTCCGCTTCCGCAGCGGCGCCCTCGCGACCGTCGTCAACAGTGTGCTGAGCCCCGACGAAGTCAGCCGCATCCGCATCGACTGCGAGCGCGCCACCGTAGAACTGACCCACCTGTACGGGCACGCCAACGACAACTGGCGGATCACCCCGGCCCCCGACGTCCCCGCCGAACTGGCCGAGGAGTGGCGGGACTTCGGACCGGACGCCCCCAGCTCGCATCTGGTCCAGCTGCGCGAGCTGGTCGCCGGCATGCGGGCGGGCCGGCGGCCACGCGGCAGCGGCGCGGACGGGCGGACGAGCCTGGAGCTGATCACGGCCCTGTACAAGTCGGCGTTCACGGACACGACCGTCCGCGCCGGCGGGATCGGTCCCGGCGACCCCTACTACACCGCCCTGCACGGCGGCGCCCCCGGCTGGGCGCCCGTGACCGCCGAGGAGGTTCCGGCATGACCGGCGGACTGCGGGTGGTCCACGCGTACGGCGACCGGATCACCGTCCGCGAACCGGCCACCGGCGTCGAGCTGTTCGCCTACGTCTACCGCCCCGAAGCCGCCTGGGAGGCACCCCGGCCCTACCTCCACCCGGTCCGCACCCTCGCCGGCGCCGTCGTCACCGGCTACCGCCCGAACGATCACCGCTGGCACAAGGGCCTGTCCCTGACCGCCTCCCACCTGTCCGGAGCGAACCTGTGGGGCGGGCACACCTATGTGCACGGGCAGGGCTACCTCGAACTGCCCGAGCGGGTCGGCTCCATGCGGCACGCCGGCTTCGGGGAGGTCTCGGCGGCCGGCGGCCGGGCGGTGATCGCCCAGCGGCTGACCTGGCATCCCCGGGACGGCCGGCTGTGGGCCGAGGAGGAGCGGCGGATCGAGGTCCACGACGTCGACCCGGGCTCCGGCACCTGGGTGCTCACCTGGACCAGCGCGATCACCAACCGGCGCGCCGAGCCGCTGCTCTTCGGCAGCCCGACCACCGCCGGACGGGAACTGGCGGGCTACACCGGCCTGTTCTGGCGCGGCCCGCGCGCCTTCCGGGAGGGGCGGATCATCGGTCCCGAGGGGGAGGGGCCCGCACTGATGGGCACCCAGGCGCCCTGGCTCGCGTACTGCGGCGAACACGACGGCGTCGACGGCCACGCCACCCTCGTCTTCGCGCACGCCCCCGAGAACGACCACTCCGGCGCCGCCGGAACCCACCCGGCCCACTGGTTCGTCCGCGACGAGCCCTTCGCCGCCGTCGCCCCCTCCTGGTCCTTCTTCGAGGAACTGGAACTCGCCCCCGGCGACACCCTCCGCCGCCGCTACCGGGTCGTCGTGGCAAACGGGGCCTGGCGGCGGGAGGACGTCGTCACGTACCTACGGGCGCAGACGTGGTGAGCGCCGGGGAGTTCACGGGTCTGCCGGGCGGGGTCGCCGTGTCCCGGCTGTGCGTGTACGACTGGCCCGCCGCCGACGGGGCCCGTGGCGGAACCCCCCATGTGCATCTGGCCTGTTCGGAGGCGTACGTCGTCACCGGCGGCCGGGGCGCGGTCCAGACGCTCAGCGCGTCCGGGTACGCGGTCACCCCGCTCGCGCCCGGCACGGTCGCGTGGTTCACGCCGGGCACCGTCCACCGGCTGGTCAACGAGGGCGACCTGCGCATCACCGTCGTCATGCAGAACAGCGGGCTGCCGGAGGCCGGGGACGCGGTACTCACGCTGCCGCCGGAATACCTGGCCGACCCGGAGAGGTACGCCGCGGCGACCACGATCCCGGCCGACGCGCCGGAAGCGGAGCGGGAGCGGCTCGCCCGCGCTCGGCGCGACCTGGCTCTGGAGGGCTACCGGTCGCTGCGCGAGGCCTCGGGGCCGCAGGCGCTGGCCGCCTTCCACCGGGCCGCCGCCGCGCTGGTACGGCCCCGGATCGCCGAGTGGAGACAGCGGTGGCGGCGCGGCGCGCTGGCGTCGGCCGAGGCGACGGGCCGGCATCTGGACCGGTTGGCGGCGGGTGACGCGGCCCACCTCGCCGAGGCCGTGGTGCAGGCAGGGCAGCCCGTCGAGCGTGGGCGGTTCGGGATGTGCGGGCGGCTGGACGTGTACAAGAGCCCCGAGGGGGCGCGGGGCTGTGTCCGACATGCGGCTACCGCCGCGACGGGGGTACTCCGGGGTTCGAGTGAAGCCGAGAATGCGGGGGAGCGACCAGCCGCGACGGCGCCGCAGACGATCGACGGCCCATAGGCGGCTCTGGCCGGCGGAGCGTTACGCCGCCGTGGGGCCGGTGCGCGTCCACCCCGGCGCCTGCGGATGGGCCGTGAGGTCCTCGTGGTGCACCTCTTCGCCGCAGGCCCGGCAGGTCACCACCGGAACCAGCTCGTTGCCGCAGCTGTGCTCGACGGCCATGGGCAGGTCGGCGCCCTTGCGGATGTGGCGGTCGCCCCACTCCTTGAGTGTCATCAGGACCGGCTCCAGCTCCAGGCCCGCCTGCGTGGCCCGGTACTCGAAGCGCTGCGGGCGCTCGCTGTAGACGCGCTTGGTGAGGATCCCGGCGTCCACGAGCCGGCGCAGCCGGGCGGCCAGGATGTCGCGCGGGGCGCCGATGTTGCGTACGAGCTGGTCGAAGCGGCCGTTGCCCAGGCACACCTCGCGCAGGACGAGCAGGGAGTACTTCTCGCCGACCAGGGCGAGGGCGTCGGCGATGGAGCAGGGGCGCGGGTCTTTCGTGGCGGCCATGAGAGCCAGTCTAGAGGAGGGTTTGATTTTCCAACTCTGCAAGCTATCGTGAGTTTGGATTTCCTACTCACTGGTAGCTGCCGTAGCCCCGCTACGGACAGCCAGGCGGCCAAGGAGGCCCGCGCCATGCGCGACGCAGTGATCGTCGAAGCCGTACGCACCCCCATCGGCAAGGGAAAGCCGAACGGCTCCCTCGCCCACGTCCATCCCGTGCAGTTGCTCGCCCACACCCTGCGCACCCTGGTCGAGCGCTCCGGCGTCGACCCCGCGCTGATCGACGACGTCATCGGCGGCACCGTCGACCAGGTCGGCGAGCAGGCCATGAACACCACCCGGTACGCCGTCCTCGCCGCCGGCTTCCCCGAGACGGTCCCGGCGACCACCGTGGACCGCCAGTGCGGCTCCTCCCAGCAGGCCGTGCACTTCGCCGCGCAGGGCGTCCTCTCCGGCGCGTACGACCTCGTGATCGCCTGCGGTGTGGAGTCGATGAGCCGCGTGCCGATGTGGTCCAACGTGCCCGCGGGCAAGGACCCGTTCGGACCCGGCGTCGCCGAGCGCTACCCCGAGGGCCTGGTCCCGCAGGGCATCAGCGCGGAGCTGATCGCCGCCAAGTGGTCCCTCACCCGCGCGCAGATGGACGAGTTCGCCGTCTCCTCGCACCAGAAGGCCGCCGCGGCATGGCGCGCCGGACTCTTCGACGCCGAGACCGCACCACTGGACGGCGTCGCCCGCGACCAGTGCGTCCGCCCCGACAGCACCCCGGAGATCCTCGGCGGCCTCAAGCCCGCCTACTACGACCCCGGCTTCGCCGAGCGCTTCCCGCAGATCGAGTGGAACGTCACCGCGGGCAATGCCAGCCCCGTCAACGACGGCGCCTCCGCCGTCCTGATCACCTCCAGCGAGACCGCGGCCCGCCTCGGCCTGCGCCCGCTCGCCCGTCTGCACGGCTTCGCCGTGACCGGCTCCGACCCGCTGCTGATGCTCACCGGGGTCGTCCCGGCGACCGAGAAGGTGCTGCACAAGGCCGGGCTGCGGGTCGCCGACATCGACCTCTTCGAGGTCAACGAAGCCTTCGCCAGCGTCGTACTCGCCTGGCAGCAGGAGACCGGCGCCGACCCCGCCAAGGTCAATGTGCACGGCGGGGCCATCGCCCTCGGCCACCCGCTCGGCGCCAGCGGCACCCGGCTGACCACCACCCTGGTCCACGCGATGCGCGAACGCGGCGCGCGCTACGCCCTGCAGACCATGTGCGAGGCGGGCGGACTGGCCAACGCGATGATCCTGGAAAGCGTCTGACCCGTCACCGGCCCCGCAGGTGATGGCGCTTGCGCCAGGCCACCACAGAGCCCACGAGCGCCGGTACGGCGATGCCGGCCATCGCGATCACGAAGGCGGGCGACGTCGGCGCCGAGGCGCGGGCGCCGGCCACCGCGTAGGCGGCGGTGTTCGGGACCGACCCGACGGCCGTGGCCAGTAGAAACGGCCACCAGCGCATACGGGAGACGGCCGCGCAGTAGTTCGCCGCCCAGAACGGCACGCCCGGGAAGAGCCGGGCCGCCAGCATCGACCGGAACCCGTGCCGGCTCAGCTGCTCGTCGGCCGCCTTCAGCCAGCGGCCCCGCAGCAGCGGACGCAGCGCGTCCTGCCCGAGGACCCGGCCGAGCCCGAACGCCAAGCCCGCCCCGAGCACCGTCCCCGCCAGCGACGTGGCCAGTCCCAGCTGCGAGCCGAACAGCGCGCCCGCGGCGAGGTTCAGCAGGGGCCGCGGCACGAACGCCACGGTGCACAGCCCGTACGCCACGGCGAACACCACGGCCGCCGCGACACCGCCGAGCTGCGGCGGCCAGCCGTGCGTGAGCAGCCGCTGCGGCTCGAAGAACAGCACGCACGCCCCGGCGCCCGCGAGCAGGGCGAGCAGCAGCGACAACCGGGCACCAGGGGACACCAGGGCCCGCGCGCAGCGTCCGGGGAAACCCACCGGGCGCAGAGCGGGCACGGGCACGGGCACGGCGAGGTCCGCGCCGGCGGCCCGGGGAGAATCGATGACGGTGCCTCCAGGGCCGTTGGTGGCATCGAGCACGTGACCCCCTAGGAAACACCGATCCCGGGGGCCGATGATAGACGGCACCTTGCTGCGCAGGGCACGCGAGTGCGCCGCGGCGGCCGGCGGGCGACCGGGGTGCGCACGGTCGCGCGGCGCCGCCTCCCGGGGCGCGCCGTATGGTTCGTCCCATGACCGTCACAGGTGCGGCCCCGCCGGACGTGCCGCGCAGCGCACTCGCCGACATCGTGCTGGAACGGGTTGCGGCCGTGTTCCCGGCCGCCGCCGACCCCGGGCGAGCCGGGCCGATGCGGGCGTACATGAGGGACGTGGCGCCCTTCCTCGGCATCCCCACCCCGGCCCGCCGAGCCCTGACCCGTACCGTCCTGGCGGGCACGCCCCGGCCCGACGAGGCCGACTGCACCGCGGTCGCGCTGCACTGCTGGGCGCTGCCCGAGCGCGAGTACCACTACTTCGCGGTGGACTATGTGCGCCGGCACGCCGGACGGTGTTCCGCCGCCTTCCTGCCGGTGGCCCGGCACCTCGTCACGACCGTCCCCTGGTGGGACACCGTCGATCCCCTAGCCGCCCACGTGGTCGGACGCCTGGTGGCCGCCGACGCGAAGCTCACCGCCGACATGGACGCCTGGATCACCGACGGCAA
Above is a genomic segment from Streptomyces fodineus containing:
- a CDS encoding PmoA family protein, with protein sequence MTGGLRVVHAYGDRITVREPATGVELFAYVYRPEAAWEAPRPYLHPVRTLAGAVVTGYRPNDHRWHKGLSLTASHLSGANLWGGHTYVHGQGYLELPERVGSMRHAGFGEVSAAGGRAVIAQRLTWHPRDGRLWAEEERRIEVHDVDPGSGTWVLTWTSAITNRRAEPLLFGSPTTAGRELAGYTGLFWRGPRAFREGRIIGPEGEGPALMGTQAPWLAYCGEHDGVDGHATLVFAHAPENDHSGAAGTHPAHWFVRDEPFAAVAPSWSFFEELELAPGDTLRRRYRVVVANGAWRREDVVTYLRAQTW
- a CDS encoding winged helix-turn-helix transcriptional regulator, producing MAATKDPRPCSIADALALVGEKYSLLVLREVCLGNGRFDQLVRNIGAPRDILAARLRRLVDAGILTKRVYSERPQRFEYRATQAGLELEPVLMTLKEWGDRHIRKGADLPMAVEHSCGNELVPVVTCRACGEEVHHEDLTAHPQAPGWTRTGPTAA
- a CDS encoding DNA alkylation repair protein, encoding MTVTGAAPPDVPRSALADIVLERVAAVFPAAADPGRAGPMRAYMRDVAPFLGIPTPARRALTRTVLAGTPRPDEADCTAVALHCWALPEREYHYFAVDYVRRHAGRCSAAFLPVARHLVTTVPWWDTVDPLAAHVVGRLVAADAKLTADMDAWITDGNPWLVRTALLHQLARKEHTDGARLFGYCLRQSGHPDFFVRKAIGWALREYAKTDPEAVRAFLARERGRFAPLTVREALKNIGA
- a CDS encoding TVP38/TMEM64 family protein gives rise to the protein MLDATNGPGGTVIDSPRAAGADLAVPVPVPALRPVGFPGRCARALVSPGARLSLLLALLAGAGACVLFFEPQRLLTHGWPPQLGGVAAAVVFAVAYGLCTVAFVPRPLLNLAAGALFGSQLGLATSLAGTVLGAGLAFGLGRVLGQDALRPLLRGRWLKAADEQLSRHGFRSMLAARLFPGVPFWAANYCAAVSRMRWWPFLLATAVGSVPNTAAYAVAGARASAPTSPAFVIAMAGIAVPALVGSVVAWRKRHHLRGR
- a CDS encoding Gfo/Idh/MocA family protein — translated: MPPSALPPKPCASLSSTPFTGRRIRAAVIGTGAIGRGSHLPALDRLAREGETEVVAAVDIDKGAVEAFCAQAGIPYAYTDLDRMLAEQRPDLVSICTPPILHRAQTVAALRAGAWVWCEKPPVPALADFDAIEAEEGADVGPYAAIVFQHRFGSGSAHVRRLLAAGALGRPLVAHCQTTWYRDAAYYAVPWRGRWHSEGGGPAMGHGIHQMDLLLDLLGPWSEVRAMAGRLVHDVETEDVSTALVRFRSGALATVVNSVLSPDEVSRIRIDCERATVELTHLYGHANDNWRITPAPDVPAELAEEWRDFGPDAPSSHLVQLRELVAGMRAGRRPRGSGADGRTSLELITALYKSAFTDTTVRAGGIGPGDPYYTALHGGAPGWAPVTAEEVPA
- a CDS encoding thiolase family protein, producing the protein MRDAVIVEAVRTPIGKGKPNGSLAHVHPVQLLAHTLRTLVERSGVDPALIDDVIGGTVDQVGEQAMNTTRYAVLAAGFPETVPATTVDRQCGSSQQAVHFAAQGVLSGAYDLVIACGVESMSRVPMWSNVPAGKDPFGPGVAERYPEGLVPQGISAELIAAKWSLTRAQMDEFAVSSHQKAAAAWRAGLFDAETAPLDGVARDQCVRPDSTPEILGGLKPAYYDPGFAERFPQIEWNVTAGNASPVNDGASAVLITSSETAARLGLRPLARLHGFAVTGSDPLLMLTGVVPATEKVLHKAGLRVADIDLFEVNEAFASVVLAWQQETGADPAKVNVHGGAIALGHPLGASGTRLTTTLVHAMRERGARYALQTMCEAGGLANAMILESV